The following is a genomic window from Planctomycetia bacterium.
TCGAAGATCAGGCCGGAGAACTTGTCCTTGCCCGATCCCAACTGCCATCGATCGACCAGCACGTCGGCGACGCGAAATCCCACGTTGTGCCGGGTCTCGGCGTACTGTCGCCCCGGGTTTCCTAGTCCAACGATCAGCTTCATGCCGCCGCTCTGCAATGGGCCATCGCGATGCCGGACGGCGATGTATTATTCCTTCTCTGCGTCGCCTTCTTCCTCGTCTTCCTTGCCCTTGGCGATGACTTCCGGTTCCGTCGAAGCGCCCTCGACCGGTGCGGCGTCCGTCGTCTCCGCCTGAACCAGCGGCAGGCGAACCGTCGCAACCACCGAATCGGAATCGCTGGTCGCCGTGATACCGGCGCCCAGTTGCAGGTCTCTCACATAGAGCACCTGGTCGAGTCCAACGTCCGCCACGTTCACCCGCACGTGCTCGGGAATGTTCGTGACGAGGCACTCCACCTCGATGTCGTTCATTTCCTGTCGGAGCACGCCGCCGTCGGCTACGCCCTTCGGCGTGCCGCGAAGCTCGATCGGAACCTTCACCGTGACCCGCTCGTTCAGGTCCACCCGGGCAAGGTCGATGTGCAGGATGCTCGCCCCGAGATGGTCGTACTGCGCGTCCTTGAACAGGCACGGCTGGCTCTTCGAGCCCAGGTCGAGCGTCACAAGGTGCGCCCCGTGTCGAAGCTGAATCTCCACGTCGCGATAGTTCAGCGTGAC
Proteins encoded in this region:
- a CDS encoding 50S ribosomal protein L25, whose product is MDIPTLKAEPRKSAGSRAAMRLRRSGKLPAIIYGHKKDPEPVTLNYRDVEIQLRHGAHLVTLDLGSKSQPCLFKDAQYDHLGASILHIDLARVDLNERVTVKVPIELRGTPKGVADGGVLRQEMNDIEVECLVTNIPEHVRVNVADVGLDQVLYVRDLQLGAGITATSDSDSVVATVRLPLVQAETTDAAPVEGASTEPEVIAKGKEDEEEGDAEKE